In a genomic window of Lycium ferocissimum isolate CSIRO_LF1 chromosome 9, AGI_CSIRO_Lferr_CH_V1, whole genome shotgun sequence:
- the LOC132029833 gene encoding protein ALTERED PHOSPHATE STARVATION RESPONSE 1, with product MGCAQSRIDNEESVARCKERRNLMKEAVNYRNFFAAAHSAYSIALKNTGAALSDYAQGETPPEPPPPAAVTEPPPPPPPPHPTMEASPLPPPPPPLPTFSPITPLQRSFTMPELSKPLGGRKMKGIAIDENDEEIEEEEIESSLDVRRGSKRNVGGGAHQEELTPPPAPPPPGEAWDYFFNANIPGHSLDEVEEEEEEDEEEDEMMNQENMEIQNKRFDNVGRNKEYGDNDQFKTPEKKKGIVESSAVDEEITPMTAEGEIVFKHSNTAPPEMRGGGVVGGGENVGYGNNADFFKVLGEIDDHFLKASENAQEVSKMLEATRLHYHSNFADNRGHIDHAARVMRVITWNKSFKGVSNGDGRKDEHDIDEYETHATVLDKLLAWEKKLYDEMKAGELIKHEYQRKVALLNKMKKRNATLESLEKTKAAVSHLHTRYIVDMQSLDSTVSEVNDIRDKQLYPKLAALVQGMVSMWEFMFSHHKNQLQLATDLKAIEISGFPLETSKHHHERTIQLGNIIKDWHDHFDNLVKNQKLYIQTLHGWLKLNLIPIESTLKEKISSPPRAQSPPIQALLHSWQELLEKLPDEVAKSAIASFEAVIRTIIIHQEEEMKLKEKCEETRKEYIRKRQAFGDWYQKYMNRRTPPDLTDPDRATESNTKDPVTEKQFFVETLKKRLDEETEAHQKHCIQVREKSLGSLKIRLPELFRVMSEYSYSCLEAYGRLRMILQSQHSNGSS from the exons ATGGGTTGTGCTCAATCAAGAATAGATAATGAGGAGTCAGTTGCAAGATGCAAAGAACGTAGAAACCTGATGAAAGAAGCTGTAAACTACCGCAACTTCTTTGCAGCAGCACATTCAGCTTATTCCATAGCTTTAAAGAACACTGGTGCTGCTTTAAGTGATTATGCTCAAGGTGAAACCCCACCTGAACCACCACCACCAGCAGCTGTCACTgaacccccacccccacccccacccccacacccCACTATGGAAGCTAGCCCCCtcccaccacccccaccacccctaCCTACCTTCTCACCTATTACCCCACTTCAACGCTCTTTCACTATGCCTGAGTTGTCGAAACCTTTAGGTGggagaaaaatgaaaggcatTGCTATTGATGAGAACGATGAAGAAATCGAGGAGGAAGAAATTGAGAGTAGTTTGGATGTAAGGAGAGGAAGTAAGCGAAATGTTGGTGGTGGGGCCCACCAGGAGGAGCTAACCCCACCACCCGCGCCACCCCCACCAGGGGAGGCGTGGGATTATTTCTTTAATGCTAATATTCCAGGACATTCGTTAGACGAAGTcgaggaagaggaggaggaggatgaGGAGGAGGATGAGATGATGAACCAGGAGAATATGGAAATTCAGAACAAAAGATTTGATAATGTAGGTAGAAATAAAGAGTATGGAGATAATGATCAATTCAAGACACcagagaagaagaaggggatAGTGGAGAGTAGTGCGGTTGATGAAGAGATCACTCCGATGACGGCTGAAGGAGAGATTGTATTTAAGCATTCAAATACTGCGCCACCCGAGATGAGAGGAGGAGGAGTAGTGGGAGGTGGTGAGAATGTTGGGTATGGTAATAATGCTGATTTCTTTAAAGTTTTAGGTGAGATTGATGATCATTTCCTTAAAGCTTCTGAGAATGCACAAGAGGTTTCGAAGATGCTCGAGGCTACTCGATTGCATTACCACTCGAACTTTGCTGATAATCGAG GACATATTGACCACGCAGCTAGGGTGATGCGCGTCATTACATGGAACAAATCATTTAAGGGTGTATCCAATGGTGATGGTAGGAAGGATGAGCATGACATCGATGAATATGAGACACATGCCACTGTTTTGGACAAATTGCTGGCGTGGGAGAAGAAACTTTATGatgaaatgaag GCCGGTGAGCTTATAAAACATGAGTATCAGAGGAAAGTTGCCTTACTAAACAAGATGAAGAAACGGAATGCAACCTTGGAATCACTGGAGAAGACAAAGGCTGCTGTTAGCCATTTGCATACGCGATATATAGTTGACATGCAGTCATTGGATTCGACAGTTAGCGAAGTAAATGACATTCGTGACAAGCAGTTGTACCCCAAGCTGGCTGCTCTTGTTCAAGG GATGGTTAGCATGTGGGAATTCATGTTTAGTCATCACAAGAACCAGCTGCAGTTGGCTACTGATCTCAAAGCCATCGAGATCTCCGGATTCCCCTTAGAAACAAGCAAACACCATCATGAACGTACAATCCAGCTCGGTAATATTATCAAGGATTGGCATGATCATTTTGACAACCTTGTGAAAAATCAAAAACTGTACATCCAAACACTCCACGGCTGGTTGAAGCTAAATCTCATACCCATTGAAAGCAccctaaaagaaaaaatctcGTCGCCTCCTCGAGCACAGAGTCCCCCAATTCAAGCCCTTCTCCACTCTTGGCAGGAGCTTCTTGAGAAGCTGCCTGATGAGGTCGCCAAAAGTGCCATTGCTTCCTTTGAAGCTGTGATAAGGACCATCATTATTCATCAAGAGGAAGAGATGAAGCTGAAAGAGAAGTGCGAGGAAACTAGAAAAGAGTACATACGCAAAAGGCAAGCATTTGGAGATTGGTACCAAAAGTATATGAATCGTAGAACTCCACCCGATTTGACAGATCCTGATAGAGCTACGGAGTCCAACACTAAAGATCCTGTTACGGAAAAGCAGTTTTTTGTGGAAACATTGAAGAAGAGGTTGGACGAGGAGACAGAAGCTCACCAAAAGCATTGCATTCAAGTTAGGGAGAAGTCATTAGGGAGTCTCAAGATCCGGTTGCCCGAGTTATTCCGAGTCATGTCGGAGTATTCTTATTCATGTCTAGAGGCTTATGGTCGATTAAGAATGATCTTACAGTCACAGCACTCAAACGGGAGCTCGTAA